One Polycladomyces zharkentensis genomic region harbors:
- a CDS encoding SDR family NAD(P)-dependent oxidoreductase — protein sequence MSGRIVLVTGAAGGIGREIVHRLAARGDRTLLVGRNEASLQTLAREVPGGEAMVCDVTKRNQVERLVEDVITRYGRLDVLINNAGYGCFGGALEVPIEDYAGMMEANYLGAVHMSLAFLPHMLQRGAGRIVNIASIAGLTGVPNLAGYCASKFALLGFSESLQMEFAPRIQVGVLCPGPVDTPFFRGASPSRYFPAPIARRTLPPSVVAEHALRLIDRPRIKVIPRTLDMAIRLRRWFPRMAIRVTGYLYDTLRKQKSASAVSPLAGKE from the coding sequence ATGAGCGGGCGAATCGTGTTGGTCACGGGAGCCGCCGGCGGCATCGGGCGGGAAATCGTCCACCGATTGGCGGCACGGGGTGACCGAACGTTGTTGGTGGGAAGAAATGAAGCGTCATTGCAAACGTTGGCACGGGAGGTGCCGGGCGGAGAGGCAATGGTGTGCGATGTGACGAAGCGGAATCAGGTTGAGCGGCTCGTTGAGGATGTCATCACCCGATACGGCAGGTTGGACGTCTTGATCAACAATGCGGGTTACGGATGCTTCGGCGGCGCATTGGAGGTACCCATTGAAGACTACGCGGGTATGATGGAAGCAAACTATCTGGGAGCGGTTCACATGAGCTTGGCTTTCCTGCCCCACATGTTGCAAAGGGGTGCCGGGCGCATCGTCAACATCGCCTCCATCGCAGGATTGACGGGTGTTCCCAATCTGGCGGGATATTGTGCATCCAAGTTTGCGCTGCTCGGGTTTTCAGAATCGCTTCAAATGGAATTTGCCCCGCGGATTCAAGTGGGTGTGCTTTGTCCGGGACCCGTGGATACGCCGTTTTTCCGAGGCGCGTCTCCGTCCCGGTATTTTCCCGCCCCGATCGCCCGCCGGACATTGCCGCCATCCGTGGTGGCCGAGCACGCGCTTCGGTTGATCGATCGCCCCCGGATCAAAGTGATCCCCCGGACGCTGGACATGGCCATCCGTCTGCGCCGCTGGTTTCCCCGGATGGCCATACGCGTGACGGGATACTTGTACGATACGCTCCGGAAACAAAAATCCGCATCCGCCGTCTCCCCCCTCGCCGGGAAGGAGTGA
- a CDS encoding diacylglycerol/lipid kinase family protein, translating into MIVNPVSGNGRGRKVWERVSRLLKKEGLPYRVYFTTGRGHATVLSRQAVESPQVKAVVAIGGDGTVHEVGNALVDTNVPLGYLPAGSGNDFAVAHRIPLDPLKAWERVLHGRSRAVDTARIGERFMIGFMGIGFDAAVAKRVNDSRWKRFGKFVYAGGVLREWARFQPVNVRITMDGTLYDLDRVWLIAAAHIPNYAGGMQICPGAEDDDGRLDICCVRDVTRRDFLRLFPSVYRGTHVDQPFIVFRRAKQFTVSSEIPLLVHADGEVIGQTPIAVTVLPQSLKVL; encoded by the coding sequence ATGATCGTCAACCCCGTCTCGGGCAACGGGAGAGGACGGAAAGTATGGGAACGTGTAAGCCGGTTGCTGAAGAAGGAAGGACTCCCGTACCGTGTGTACTTTACCACCGGTCGTGGTCACGCAACCGTGTTGTCCCGCCAGGCGGTGGAATCTCCTCAGGTGAAAGCGGTCGTGGCCATCGGCGGCGACGGAACGGTTCATGAGGTTGGCAACGCTTTGGTAGATACAAATGTCCCGCTCGGCTATCTTCCGGCCGGTTCGGGAAATGACTTTGCCGTCGCCCATCGCATTCCCCTCGATCCGTTGAAAGCGTGGGAGCGTGTATTGCACGGCAGGAGCCGTGCGGTGGACACGGCCCGGATCGGGGAACGCTTCATGATCGGTTTCATGGGGATCGGTTTTGATGCCGCGGTGGCCAAACGGGTGAACGATTCCCGCTGGAAACGTTTCGGGAAGTTTGTCTATGCGGGCGGTGTGTTGAGAGAATGGGCGCGTTTTCAACCGGTAAATGTGCGGATCACGATGGATGGCACTTTATATGATCTGGATCGTGTGTGGTTGATTGCGGCGGCCCACATTCCCAATTATGCAGGTGGAATGCAGATTTGCCCAGGTGCGGAAGATGATGACGGTCGGTTGGACATCTGTTGTGTAAGGGATGTCACCCGTCGCGACTTTTTGCGCCTGTTTCCCTCGGTCTATCGGGGAACCCACGTGGACCAGCCGTTTATTGTGTTTCGACGCGCCAAACAGTTCACGGTCTCCTCTGAAATCCCCCTGCTGGTCCACGCAGATGGTGAGGTCATTGGCCAAACCCCGATTGCGGTAACTGTGTTGCCACAGTCGTTGAAGGTACTGTAG
- the miaB gene encoding tRNA (N6-isopentenyl adenosine(37)-C2)-methylthiotransferase MiaB, whose product MTQKVKDWERYFVPPDLKAAKKRGKQDVEVLQFGEIPEDMRRIGEGKYYLIRTYGCQMNVHDSETIAGILEMMGYRPTESEEQASVILLNTCAIRENAEDKVFGEIGRLKPLKMENPDLILGMCGCMSQEEGVVNRILRQHPYVDLIFGTHNIHRLPFLLKEALFSKEMVVEVWSKEGDIVENLPKVREDGLKAWVNIMYGCDKFCTYCIVPYTRGKERSRRPEDVLAEIRELARKGYQEVTLLGQNVNAYGKDFKDRHYTFAHLMDDVRKIGIPRVRFTTSHPRDFDDHLIEVLAKGGNLVEHIHLPVQSGSTEILKMMARKYTREQYLELVRKIKAAIPNVSLTTDIIVGFPGETDEQFEETLSLVREVEFDSAFTFIYSPREGTPAAKMKDDVPPEVKKERLMRLNRLQDEISRRKNEALRGKVVEVLVEGESKKDPNVLSGRTRSNKLVNFTGPKHLIGRFAHVRIDEPKTHTLKGVWVEETYAQVGM is encoded by the coding sequence ATGACCCAAAAAGTGAAGGATTGGGAACGTTACTTCGTTCCGCCGGATCTGAAGGCGGCGAAAAAACGCGGCAAACAGGACGTGGAAGTGCTTCAGTTTGGTGAGATACCGGAAGATATGCGCCGGATCGGCGAAGGGAAATATTATCTGATCCGCACTTACGGCTGTCAAATGAACGTACATGACAGCGAGACGATCGCGGGTATCCTGGAAATGATGGGATATCGTCCCACAGAGTCGGAAGAGCAGGCTTCCGTCATTTTGCTCAATACCTGTGCCATCCGTGAAAATGCGGAAGACAAAGTCTTCGGCGAGATCGGCCGGCTGAAACCGCTGAAGATGGAAAATCCCGATCTGATATTGGGGATGTGCGGATGCATGTCCCAGGAAGAAGGTGTCGTTAACCGTATTTTGCGTCAGCATCCCTATGTGGATCTGATTTTCGGGACGCACAATATTCACCGCCTGCCCTTCTTGTTGAAGGAAGCGCTTTTCAGCAAGGAGATGGTGGTGGAAGTTTGGTCCAAAGAAGGGGATATCGTCGAAAACCTGCCCAAGGTGCGGGAAGACGGTCTCAAGGCCTGGGTCAACATCATGTACGGTTGCGACAAGTTCTGTACGTACTGTATCGTACCCTACACGCGCGGAAAGGAACGCAGCCGCCGGCCGGAGGACGTATTGGCCGAGATTCGGGAACTGGCACGGAAAGGGTATCAGGAAGTCACCCTGCTGGGCCAGAATGTCAACGCGTACGGAAAGGACTTCAAAGATCGTCATTACACGTTTGCCCACCTGATGGACGACGTGCGCAAGATCGGCATTCCGCGCGTTCGTTTCACGACCAGCCATCCGCGTGATTTCGATGATCACCTGATCGAGGTGCTGGCCAAAGGAGGCAACTTGGTGGAACACATCCATCTGCCGGTGCAGTCGGGCAGTACGGAGATCCTGAAGATGATGGCGCGGAAATACACCCGGGAACAATATCTGGAGCTGGTTCGCAAAATCAAGGCGGCCATTCCGAACGTGTCGTTGACGACCGACATTATCGTCGGTTTTCCCGGTGAGACAGACGAACAGTTCGAAGAAACGCTGTCGCTGGTGCGTGAGGTGGAATTCGATTCGGCGTTTACGTTCATCTACTCTCCCCGGGAAGGAACCCCGGCAGCCAAGATGAAAGACGATGTCCCGCCGGAAGTGAAGAAAGAGCGCCTGATGCGGCTCAACCGGTTGCAGGACGAGATCAGCCGCAGAAAAAACGAAGCGCTCCGCGGCAAAGTGGTTGAGGTGCTGGTCGAAGGGGAAAGCAAAAAAGATCCCAATGTGCTGTCGGGACGGACCCGTTCCAACAAGTTGGTCAACTTCACCGGTCCGAAACACCTGATCGGTCGGTTTGCCCATGTTCGGATCGATGAGCCGAAAACGCACACGCTGAAAGGAGTATGGGTGGAAGAAACCTATGCCCAGGTGGGGATGTGA
- a CDS encoding RicAFT regulatory complex protein RicA family protein, whose protein sequence is MNRILNDVHPVLQTAAELGRRLRQTEEVSRFRQAEKQIQNSARVNGLIAEIKRKQKELVHAKHYQKTEYVRRLEQELKALQEEMENLPIVREYQQSQVEVNDLLQTIQQVLADAVSRKIDVEVGGDVSRSGCGSGGPCGCKGH, encoded by the coding sequence ATGAATCGCATCTTGAACGACGTCCATCCCGTGTTGCAAACGGCGGCCGAGCTGGGTCGCCGTTTGCGGCAGACAGAAGAGGTCAGCCGGTTTCGACAAGCGGAGAAACAAATCCAAAACAGCGCCCGTGTCAATGGTCTGATTGCAGAGATCAAAAGAAAACAAAAAGAATTGGTTCATGCCAAGCACTATCAAAAAACAGAATATGTACGCCGGCTTGAACAAGAATTGAAAGCCTTGCAGGAAGAGATGGAAAATTTGCCGATTGTCCGGGAATACCAACAGAGCCAAGTGGAAGTGAACGACCTCCTGCAAACGATTCAGCAAGTGTTGGCCGATGCGGTCTCCCGCAAGATCGACGTGGAAGTGGGCGGGGATGTTTCCCGGAGTGGGTGTGGCAGCGGAGGCCCATGCGGATGCAAAGGCCATTGA
- the cotE gene encoding outer spore coat protein CotE, producing MAKTDRDVQYRQIITKAICGRGRKFSQATHTIHPPDNISNILGAWIINHSYEAHRVGEVVEVMGNYDINIWYATKGNTKTDVAKETVRYVDQVPLSFYDRNLREDTISVNAVSTQSPNCIEATIASSGDAVLVRVEREFLVEVTGETKICVACYPHDYEDLDDKAYEPSSLEADVQDFDDLDPDLVIDDLD from the coding sequence ATGGCAAAAACAGACAGAGACGTGCAATATCGCCAAATCATCACCAAAGCGATTTGCGGCAGGGGTCGTAAGTTCTCCCAGGCAACGCACACCATCCACCCACCGGACAATATCTCCAACATTTTGGGTGCTTGGATTATCAATCATTCATATGAAGCGCACCGTGTGGGTGAGGTTGTCGAGGTCATGGGAAACTACGACATCAACATCTGGTATGCCACCAAAGGCAATACCAAAACGGATGTGGCCAAGGAAACGGTACGGTATGTTGATCAGGTGCCGCTTAGCTTCTACGACCGGAATCTGCGGGAAGATACGATCAGCGTGAATGCGGTTTCCACGCAATCTCCCAACTGCATCGAGGCAACGATCGCCTCCAGCGGCGATGCCGTCCTGGTAAGGGTGGAACGGGAGTTTCTCGTAGAAGTGACGGGGGAAACCAAAATTTGCGTCGCCTGCTATCCACACGATTATGAGGACCTGGACGACAAAGCGTATGAGCCGTCCTCGTTGGAAGCGGATGTGCAGGACTTTGACGATTTGGATCCCGATTTGGTCATCGACGATCTCGATTGA